In a single window of the Zea mays cultivar B73 chromosome 5, Zm-B73-REFERENCE-NAM-5.0, whole genome shotgun sequence genome:
- the LOC100275045 gene encoding uncharacterized protein LOC100275045 precursor translates to MEPAKLAAFLAVAAVAYAVAVAPAAAEYSGGATAPESCQTQIMYFTNCLARDEIRGQCCSVVESRECLCQLKREVALPCSLHRHHQRRCSKEGSPPRSVKLAELQRLPCFKTLKC, encoded by the coding sequence ATGGAGCCAGCGAAGCTCGCAGCTTTCCTTGCCGTCGCTGCCGTCGCCTACGCTGTTGCCGTCGCACCGGCTGCCGCGGAATACTCCGGCGGCGCGACCGCCCCAGAAAGCTGCCAGACGCAAATCATGTACTTCACCAACTGCCTGGCCCGTGATGAGATCCGCGGGCAGTGCTGTAGCGTGGTCGAGAGCCGCGAGTGCCTCTGCCAGCTGAAGCGGGAGGTGGCGCTGCCCTGCAGCCTGCATCGCCACCATCAACGCAGATGCTCCAAGGAAGGGTCGCCTCCACGGTCGGTGAAGCTGGCCGAGCTGCAGCGCCTCCCATGCTTCAAGACACTCAAGTGCTAG